The following coding sequences are from one Megachile rotundata isolate GNS110a chromosome 13, iyMegRotu1, whole genome shotgun sequence window:
- the LOC105661741 gene encoding uncharacterized protein LOC105661741 isoform X3, protein MSRERISTDEENELLDEILEEDEEKEDDDGSENCLAECAEDPGDQKKLCACIHMAEHSSRFSLRVMEAMRSLQNDENDFLPTSSVDDIVDYIQENYRDDGDLYAQVRTALKQVCSQGLVLRQAQIVSRVRHDRVSRQMQTVYLVRRPCIYRPISFAVRTVNCNASFSRTNSMKNNFFLYLKICRRRILRLEFSL, encoded by the exons ATGTCGCGTGAAAGAATATCAACAGACGAGGAGAACGAGTTACTCGACGAAATTCTTGAAGAAGATGAGGAGAAGGAAGATGACGATGGCTCAGAGAATTGCTTAGCGGAATGCGCGGAGGATCCTGGAGACCAAAAG AAACTTTGCGCCTGTATTCATATGGCAGAACATTCTTCAAGATTTTCTTTGCGTGTCATGGAGGCGATGAGGTCGTTGCAGAACGACGAGAATGATTTCCTGCCAACCTCCTCCGTCGATGATATCGTCGACTATATCCAGGAGAATTACCGCGACGATGGTGACCTTTACGCTCAGGTGCGAACCGCGCTGAAACAGGTCTGTTCCCAAGGGTTAGTTCTGCGTCAGGCGCAAATTGTGTCTCGCGTGAGACACGATCGCGTTTCAAGGCAAATGCAAACCGTTTATCTCGTTCGCAGACCGTGCATCTATCGACCAATTTCGTTCGCGGTTCGGACTGTTAATTGTAACGCTTCCTTTAGTCGAACTAACTCGATGAAAAACAATTTCTTCCTATACCTTAAGATTTGTCGAAGAAGGATTTTAAGACTCGAATTTTCGTTGTAA
- the LOC105661741 gene encoding uncharacterized protein LOC105661741 isoform X1, producing MISCQPPPSMISSTISRRITATMVTFTLRFVMELLENEYHLIGPHAASMNQITCSRGPKDCKFSSPTKTPKRRKKNNSGDMCMCIAPSKTGQVMSKRRRALTDGTVKQLERSRYSNLGTVRDNREEDEETETCTTLTDEEVGTGMYERGTQKIQHALQNRDGREDGGRRAMETGDARNDVVTDILEEIVEDDPGANTRNHQVPQNRLAKDKQRERELERWIERCRKECERQKNRRTNN from the exons ATGATTTCCTGCCAACCTCCTCCGTCGATGATATCGTCGACTATATCCAGGAGAATTACCGCGACGATGGTGACCTTTACGCTCAG ATTCGTTATGGAACTACTTGAAAATGAATATCATTTGATCGGACCACACGCCGCCTCCATGAACCAAATTACTTGTTCGAGAGGTCCAAAAGACTGTAAGTTTTCATCGCCGACAAAAACTCCAAAACGccgaaagaaaaataattcgGGAGACATGTGTATGTGCATAGCACCGTCCAAAACGGGACAAGTTATGAGCAAGCGACGAAGAGCTCTTACAGATGGAACAGTTAAACAATTAGAAAGAAGTAGATACTCAAACTTGGGGACAGTACGAGATAACCGCGAAGAAGATGAGGAAACTGAAACTTGCACGACTTTAACGGATGAAGAAGTAGGTACAGGTATGTACGAAAGAGGGACACAGAAGATACAGCATGCGTTGCAAAATAGAGATGGCCGTGAGGACGGAGGACGAAGAGCGATGGAAACTGGAGACGCAAGAAATGATGTAGTAACAGATATTCTAGAAGAGATCGTTGAAGATGATCCTGGAGCAAACACGAGGAACCATCAGGTGCCGCAAAATCGACTGGCTAAGGATAAGCAAAGAGAAAGAGAGCTTGAAAGGTGGATTGAACGATGTCGAAAAGAATGCGAGCGACAGAAAAATCGACGaaccaataattaa
- the LOC100882276 gene encoding uncharacterized protein LOC100882276 isoform X3, with protein MFQKGAVKKVLSTKDVQQSNVKSKLKSTSSKDLEKNETLDLRRVRSSLSSEQKKQNDSESKLSRSIKATSKQSVRSPGSKPVKEILSTVSKPNINTKLSSRNISSFKTSDTSARISSSSTITKSSKSIEKIRSGYSEKRGMSTIFVPQSMTSKLNARVTDKNPKPISKSEAKIKPSSTAEVTESKTKSRQRKLSRTLSPSEIKMLHSAAKKSDPIEKVDQSKEKEPHTDQIDNEFDYDDDFEDYESDFQECTDSETSEVSEETNSDHNNLLVDAIELQNTSKQRKIVNNTEHKEEEHMHDSGHYELTEARRRAARVESIVNDPKISSLLELKQPVNKSYSEDKSLENKSLPLSTDEGFEDSRSGDFTKSPPFSQTFIEFRKTKEDTKIKKPKKNLSRGEQLLEMIKLDVMEWSLLECSPIPYEEFIRNYGKSNTQQTSTQTGEDNIDVETQTEKITFGNKWTQFPVTCRNKLQTKEDLDLFKMDQIGVGDDNDTKIINSATLSSFDVLRLCDFVTRAGRVILSLIEERQSGGNVFKDEKEVPFSDGVVKLSIDSITFLAGRAVTLIHYSEILNKILMTIHSAVEEEIETSNKQDYITDCCIGCVWNISEPSMPIKLFYSPCPITACCFHLTNYNVVFAGLQDGSISLWDLKEDEMWHHKVIDKENKRNWTIRMSTYTTTTNTETNIHTSQIVAIRVLSKIEVQSLERRSNKFVPIQICSLNENGSMVIWSVLHDMGISVDDLGLSFWGSVRLVKSQEVFLQSNNRNKSFWKRNLSRDMSISTLLLSGWL; from the exons ATGTTTCAAAAG GGGGCAGTTAAGAAGGTTTTGAGTACTAAAGATGTTCAGCAATCAAATGTCAAATCTAAATTGAAAAGTACATCTAGCAAAGATCTAGAGAAGAATGAAACATTAGATTTAAGACGTGTCAGATCATCTTTGAGTTCTGaacaaaagaaacaaaatgaCAGTGAATCAAAATTATCAAGATCCATTAAGGCTACATCAAAACAGTCAGTTAGATCTCCTGGAAGCAAGCCTGTCAAAGAAATTTTGTCCACTGTATCAAAACCAAATATAAATACTAAACTCTCTTCAAGAAATATTTCATCTTTTAAGACATCAGATACCTCTGCAAGGATATCAAGTAGTAGTACCATTACAAAAAGCAGCAAATCTATTGAAAAGATTCGGAGTGGTTATTCAGAAAAAAGAGGAATGAGTACAATATTTGTTCCACAATCAATGACAAGCAAGCTTAATGCTAGAGTAACTGACAAGAACCCTAAGCCAATTTCAAAGAGTGAAGCAAAAATTAAACCAAGTTCAACTGCAGAAGTAACTGAATCAAAAACAAAATCTAGACAACGTAAATTATCCAGAACATTGAGCCCtagtgaaataaaaatgttacattctgctgcaaaaaaatcagaCCCTATAGAGAAAGTAGATCAAAGTAAAGAAAAAGAACCACATACTGATCAAATAGATAATGAATTTGATTATGATGATGATTTTGag GATTATGAATCTGATTTTCAAGAATGCACAGATAGTGAAACATCCGAAGTAAGTGAAGAAACCAACAGTGATCACAATAATTTACTAGTGGATGCAATTGAGTTACAGAATACTTCAAAacaa cgCAAAATTGTGAATAATACTGAACACAAAGAAGAAGAGCATATGCATGATTCTGGTCATTATGAGCTTACAGAAGCTAGAAGAAGAGCAGCAAGAGTAGAATCAATTGTAAATGATCCAAAGATATCTTCTCTTCTTGAGCTAAAACAACCAGTTAATAAATCATATAG TGAAGATAAATCGTTAGAAAATAAATCGTTACCATTATCTACCGATGAAGGCTTTGAAGATAGTCGTTCTGGCGATTTTACAAAATCACCACCGTTTTCACAGACATTCATCGAATTTCGTAAAACCAAAGAGGATACAAAAATAAAG AAACCTAAGAAAAATTTAAGCAGAGGAGAACAACTCttagaaatgataaaattaGATGTCATGGAGTGGTCTCTTTTGGAATGTTCGCCTATACCATACGAGGAATTTATTCGAAATTATGGAAAGTCAAATACACAACAA ACATCTACCCAAACTGGTGAAGATAATATCGACGTAGAGACACAAACAGAAAAGATTACATTCGGAAATAAATGGACTCAGTTCCCAGTAACTTGTAGAAATAAGTTACAAACCAAAGAAGATTTAGATTTGTTTAAAATG GATCAAATTGGAGTCGGGGATGATAATGATACTAAAATTATAAACTCTGCTACGTTATCGTCATTTGATgtattgcgattgtgcgactttGTTACTCGCGCAGGAAGAGTTATATTGTCTTTAATTGAAGAAAGGCAATCTGGTGGTAATGTGTTTAAAGACGAAAAAGAAGTGCCTTTTAGCGACGGTGTTGTTAAACTTTCTATAGATTCAATCACATTTTTGGCTGGTAGAGCAGTGacattaattcattattcggagattttaaataaaatattgatgacTATTCATTCTGCAGTTGAAGAG GAAATCGAAACATCTAATAAACAAGATTACATAACTGATTGTTGTATTGGATGTGTTTGGAATATATCTGAACCGTCCAtgccaataaaattattttattctccgTGTCCTATTACTGCATGCTGTTTCCATTTAACAAACTATAATGTTGTGTTTGCTGGTCTTCAAGATGG gtcgataagcctttgggatttaaagGAAGATGAAATGTGGCATCATAAAGTAATAGATAAAGAAAATAAACGAAATTGGACGATACGAATGTCCACTTACACAACAACGACAAATACAGAAACAAATATTCATACTTCACAAATTGTTGCAATACGTGTATTATCCAAAATTGAAGTGCAATCGTTAGAACGGCGTAGCAATAAATTCGTACCAATACAG ATATGTAGCCTAAATGAGAATGGTTCTATGGTAATATGGAGCGTTTTACATGATATGGGAATAAGTGTTGACGATTTGGGGTTGTCGTTTTGGGGCAGCGTAAGACTGGTGAAAAGTCAAGAAGTTTTCTTACAATCTAATAATCGAAacaa ATCTTTCTGGAAACGTAACTTGTCTAGAGATATGTCCATTTCAACACTCTTACTTTCTG GTTGGTTGTGA
- the LOC100882276 gene encoding uncharacterized protein LOC100882276 isoform X2, whose translation MFQKGAVKKVLSTKDVQQSNVKSKLKSTSSKDLEKNETLDLRRVRSSLSSEQKKQNDSESKLSRSIKATSKQSVRSPGSKPVKEILSTVSKPNINTKLSSRNISSFKTSDTSARISSSSTITKSSKSIEKIRSGYSEKRGMSTIFVPQSMTSKLNARVTDKNPKPISKSEAKIKPSSTAEVTESKTKSRQRKLSRTLSPSEIKMLHSAAKKSDPIEKVDQSKEKEPHTDQIDNEFDYDDDFEDYESDFQECTDSETSEVSEETNSDHNNLLVDAIELQNTSKQRKIVNNTEHKEEEHMHDSGHYELTEARRRAARVESIVNDPKISSLLELKQPVNKSYSEDKSLENKSLPLSTDEGFEDSRSGDFTKSPPFSQTFIEFRKTKEDTKIKKPKKNLSRGEQLLEMIKLDVMEWSLLECSPIPYEEFIRNYGKSNTQQTSTQTGEDNIDVETQTEKITFGNKWTQFPVTCRNKLQTKEDLDLFKMDQIGVGDDNDTKIINSATLSSFDVLRLCDFVTRAGRVILSLIEERQSGGNVFKDEKEVPFSDGVVKLSIDSITFLAGRAVTLIHYSEILNKILMTIHSAVEEEIETSNKQDYITDCCIGCVWNISEPSMPIKLFYSPCPITACCFHLTNYNVVFAGLQDGSISLWDLKEDEMWHHKVIDKENKRNWTIRMSTYTTTTNTETNIHTSQIVAIRVLSKIEVQSLERRSNKFVPIQVGCDDGTIRLHSLNIEKPILQLREEDNEYKIKSVQWSKSKPFTIFVLDNNSNIHVWDLSNSDIHPTYAVKMQNSGHISSMQLSSCKTEQDMAYQYLAFGTETGTVEIHRLKGNVYYSKKEDCLKELNTFLRYIAIL comes from the exons ATGTTTCAAAAG GGGGCAGTTAAGAAGGTTTTGAGTACTAAAGATGTTCAGCAATCAAATGTCAAATCTAAATTGAAAAGTACATCTAGCAAAGATCTAGAGAAGAATGAAACATTAGATTTAAGACGTGTCAGATCATCTTTGAGTTCTGaacaaaagaaacaaaatgaCAGTGAATCAAAATTATCAAGATCCATTAAGGCTACATCAAAACAGTCAGTTAGATCTCCTGGAAGCAAGCCTGTCAAAGAAATTTTGTCCACTGTATCAAAACCAAATATAAATACTAAACTCTCTTCAAGAAATATTTCATCTTTTAAGACATCAGATACCTCTGCAAGGATATCAAGTAGTAGTACCATTACAAAAAGCAGCAAATCTATTGAAAAGATTCGGAGTGGTTATTCAGAAAAAAGAGGAATGAGTACAATATTTGTTCCACAATCAATGACAAGCAAGCTTAATGCTAGAGTAACTGACAAGAACCCTAAGCCAATTTCAAAGAGTGAAGCAAAAATTAAACCAAGTTCAACTGCAGAAGTAACTGAATCAAAAACAAAATCTAGACAACGTAAATTATCCAGAACATTGAGCCCtagtgaaataaaaatgttacattctgctgcaaaaaaatcagaCCCTATAGAGAAAGTAGATCAAAGTAAAGAAAAAGAACCACATACTGATCAAATAGATAATGAATTTGATTATGATGATGATTTTGag GATTATGAATCTGATTTTCAAGAATGCACAGATAGTGAAACATCCGAAGTAAGTGAAGAAACCAACAGTGATCACAATAATTTACTAGTGGATGCAATTGAGTTACAGAATACTTCAAAacaa cgCAAAATTGTGAATAATACTGAACACAAAGAAGAAGAGCATATGCATGATTCTGGTCATTATGAGCTTACAGAAGCTAGAAGAAGAGCAGCAAGAGTAGAATCAATTGTAAATGATCCAAAGATATCTTCTCTTCTTGAGCTAAAACAACCAGTTAATAAATCATATAG TGAAGATAAATCGTTAGAAAATAAATCGTTACCATTATCTACCGATGAAGGCTTTGAAGATAGTCGTTCTGGCGATTTTACAAAATCACCACCGTTTTCACAGACATTCATCGAATTTCGTAAAACCAAAGAGGATACAAAAATAAAG AAACCTAAGAAAAATTTAAGCAGAGGAGAACAACTCttagaaatgataaaattaGATGTCATGGAGTGGTCTCTTTTGGAATGTTCGCCTATACCATACGAGGAATTTATTCGAAATTATGGAAAGTCAAATACACAACAA ACATCTACCCAAACTGGTGAAGATAATATCGACGTAGAGACACAAACAGAAAAGATTACATTCGGAAATAAATGGACTCAGTTCCCAGTAACTTGTAGAAATAAGTTACAAACCAAAGAAGATTTAGATTTGTTTAAAATG GATCAAATTGGAGTCGGGGATGATAATGATACTAAAATTATAAACTCTGCTACGTTATCGTCATTTGATgtattgcgattgtgcgactttGTTACTCGCGCAGGAAGAGTTATATTGTCTTTAATTGAAGAAAGGCAATCTGGTGGTAATGTGTTTAAAGACGAAAAAGAAGTGCCTTTTAGCGACGGTGTTGTTAAACTTTCTATAGATTCAATCACATTTTTGGCTGGTAGAGCAGTGacattaattcattattcggagattttaaataaaatattgatgacTATTCATTCTGCAGTTGAAGAG GAAATCGAAACATCTAATAAACAAGATTACATAACTGATTGTTGTATTGGATGTGTTTGGAATATATCTGAACCGTCCAtgccaataaaattattttattctccgTGTCCTATTACTGCATGCTGTTTCCATTTAACAAACTATAATGTTGTGTTTGCTGGTCTTCAAGATGG gtcgataagcctttgggatttaaagGAAGATGAAATGTGGCATCATAAAGTAATAGATAAAGAAAATAAACGAAATTGGACGATACGAATGTCCACTTACACAACAACGACAAATACAGAAACAAATATTCATACTTCACAAATTGTTGCAATACGTGTATTATCCAAAATTGAAGTGCAATCGTTAGAACGGCGTAGCAATAAATTCGTACCAATACAG GTTGGTTGTGACGATGGAACGATTCGATTACattctttaaatattgaaaaaccaattttacaattaagaGAAGAAgataatgaatataaaataaaatcggtGCAATGGTCAAAATCAAAACCATTCACAATTTTTGTATTGGACAATAAttcaaa CATACACGTGTGGGATTTAAGTAATAGTGATATACATCCAACGTACGCGGTGAAGATGCAAAACAGTGGGCATATAAGCAGTATGCAATTATCTTCCTGTAAGACGGAACAGGACATGGCCTATCAGTACTTG GCATTTGGAACGGAAACTGGAACTGTAGAAATACACAGACTAAAAGGAAATGTTTATTATTCAAAAAAAGAAGATTGTTTAAAAGAATTGAATACTTTTCTACGATATATCGCGATTTTATAA
- the LOC100882276 gene encoding cytoplasmic dynein 2 intermediate chain 1 isoform X1: protein MFQKGAVKKVLSTKDVQQSNVKSKLKSTSSKDLEKNETLDLRRVRSSLSSEQKKQNDSESKLSRSIKATSKQSVRSPGSKPVKEILSTVSKPNINTKLSSRNISSFKTSDTSARISSSSTITKSSKSIEKIRSGYSEKRGMSTIFVPQSMTSKLNARVTDKNPKPISKSEAKIKPSSTAEVTESKTKSRQRKLSRTLSPSEIKMLHSAAKKSDPIEKVDQSKEKEPHTDQIDNEFDYDDDFEDYESDFQECTDSETSEVSEETNSDHNNLLVDAIELQNTSKQRKIVNNTEHKEEEHMHDSGHYELTEARRRAARVESIVNDPKISSLLELKQPVNKSYSEDKSLENKSLPLSTDEGFEDSRSGDFTKSPPFSQTFIEFRKTKEDTKIKKPKKNLSRGEQLLEMIKLDVMEWSLLECSPIPYEEFIRNYGKSNTQQTSTQTGEDNIDVETQTEKITFGNKWTQFPVTCRNKLQTKEDLDLFKMDQIGVGDDNDTKIINSATLSSFDVLRLCDFVTRAGRVILSLIEERQSGGNVFKDEKEVPFSDGVVKLSIDSITFLAGRAVTLIHYSEILNKILMTIHSAVEEEIETSNKQDYITDCCIGCVWNISEPSMPIKLFYSPCPITACCFHLTNYNVVFAGLQDGSISLWDLKEDEMWHHKVIDKENKRNWTIRMSTYTTTTNTETNIHTSQIVAIRVLSKIEVQSLERRSNKFVPIQICSLNENGSMVIWSVLHDMGISVDDLGLSFWGSVRLVKSQEVFLQSNNRNKIDAATFIDMHVDCVDNNNLYVATNSSNILHATCIGNKANPAVYKNFDTNLSGNVTCLEICPFQHSYFLVGCDDGTIRLHSLNIEKPILQLREEDNEYKIKSVQWSKSKPFTIFVLDNNSNIHVWDLSNSDIHPTYAVKMQNSGHISSMQLSSCKTEQDMAYQYLAFGTETGTVEIHRLKGNVYYSKKEDCLKELNTFLRYIAIL, encoded by the exons ATGTTTCAAAAG GGGGCAGTTAAGAAGGTTTTGAGTACTAAAGATGTTCAGCAATCAAATGTCAAATCTAAATTGAAAAGTACATCTAGCAAAGATCTAGAGAAGAATGAAACATTAGATTTAAGACGTGTCAGATCATCTTTGAGTTCTGaacaaaagaaacaaaatgaCAGTGAATCAAAATTATCAAGATCCATTAAGGCTACATCAAAACAGTCAGTTAGATCTCCTGGAAGCAAGCCTGTCAAAGAAATTTTGTCCACTGTATCAAAACCAAATATAAATACTAAACTCTCTTCAAGAAATATTTCATCTTTTAAGACATCAGATACCTCTGCAAGGATATCAAGTAGTAGTACCATTACAAAAAGCAGCAAATCTATTGAAAAGATTCGGAGTGGTTATTCAGAAAAAAGAGGAATGAGTACAATATTTGTTCCACAATCAATGACAAGCAAGCTTAATGCTAGAGTAACTGACAAGAACCCTAAGCCAATTTCAAAGAGTGAAGCAAAAATTAAACCAAGTTCAACTGCAGAAGTAACTGAATCAAAAACAAAATCTAGACAACGTAAATTATCCAGAACATTGAGCCCtagtgaaataaaaatgttacattctgctgcaaaaaaatcagaCCCTATAGAGAAAGTAGATCAAAGTAAAGAAAAAGAACCACATACTGATCAAATAGATAATGAATTTGATTATGATGATGATTTTGag GATTATGAATCTGATTTTCAAGAATGCACAGATAGTGAAACATCCGAAGTAAGTGAAGAAACCAACAGTGATCACAATAATTTACTAGTGGATGCAATTGAGTTACAGAATACTTCAAAacaa cgCAAAATTGTGAATAATACTGAACACAAAGAAGAAGAGCATATGCATGATTCTGGTCATTATGAGCTTACAGAAGCTAGAAGAAGAGCAGCAAGAGTAGAATCAATTGTAAATGATCCAAAGATATCTTCTCTTCTTGAGCTAAAACAACCAGTTAATAAATCATATAG TGAAGATAAATCGTTAGAAAATAAATCGTTACCATTATCTACCGATGAAGGCTTTGAAGATAGTCGTTCTGGCGATTTTACAAAATCACCACCGTTTTCACAGACATTCATCGAATTTCGTAAAACCAAAGAGGATACAAAAATAAAG AAACCTAAGAAAAATTTAAGCAGAGGAGAACAACTCttagaaatgataaaattaGATGTCATGGAGTGGTCTCTTTTGGAATGTTCGCCTATACCATACGAGGAATTTATTCGAAATTATGGAAAGTCAAATACACAACAA ACATCTACCCAAACTGGTGAAGATAATATCGACGTAGAGACACAAACAGAAAAGATTACATTCGGAAATAAATGGACTCAGTTCCCAGTAACTTGTAGAAATAAGTTACAAACCAAAGAAGATTTAGATTTGTTTAAAATG GATCAAATTGGAGTCGGGGATGATAATGATACTAAAATTATAAACTCTGCTACGTTATCGTCATTTGATgtattgcgattgtgcgactttGTTACTCGCGCAGGAAGAGTTATATTGTCTTTAATTGAAGAAAGGCAATCTGGTGGTAATGTGTTTAAAGACGAAAAAGAAGTGCCTTTTAGCGACGGTGTTGTTAAACTTTCTATAGATTCAATCACATTTTTGGCTGGTAGAGCAGTGacattaattcattattcggagattttaaataaaatattgatgacTATTCATTCTGCAGTTGAAGAG GAAATCGAAACATCTAATAAACAAGATTACATAACTGATTGTTGTATTGGATGTGTTTGGAATATATCTGAACCGTCCAtgccaataaaattattttattctccgTGTCCTATTACTGCATGCTGTTTCCATTTAACAAACTATAATGTTGTGTTTGCTGGTCTTCAAGATGG gtcgataagcctttgggatttaaagGAAGATGAAATGTGGCATCATAAAGTAATAGATAAAGAAAATAAACGAAATTGGACGATACGAATGTCCACTTACACAACAACGACAAATACAGAAACAAATATTCATACTTCACAAATTGTTGCAATACGTGTATTATCCAAAATTGAAGTGCAATCGTTAGAACGGCGTAGCAATAAATTCGTACCAATACAG ATATGTAGCCTAAATGAGAATGGTTCTATGGTAATATGGAGCGTTTTACATGATATGGGAATAAGTGTTGACGATTTGGGGTTGTCGTTTTGGGGCAGCGTAAGACTGGTGAAAAGTCAAGAAGTTTTCTTACAATCTAATAATCGAAacaa GATTGATGCAGCTACGTTTATTGATATGCATGTGGATTGCGTTGATAATAACAATCTTTATGTTGCTACTAACAGTAGCAATATTTTGCATGCTACTTGCATTGGTAACAAAGCTAATCCTGctgtatacaaaaattttgataCTA ATCTTTCTGGAAACGTAACTTGTCTAGAGATATGTCCATTTCAACACTCTTACTTTCTG GTTGGTTGTGACGATGGAACGATTCGATTACattctttaaatattgaaaaaccaattttacaattaagaGAAGAAgataatgaatataaaataaaatcggtGCAATGGTCAAAATCAAAACCATTCACAATTTTTGTATTGGACAATAAttcaaa CATACACGTGTGGGATTTAAGTAATAGTGATATACATCCAACGTACGCGGTGAAGATGCAAAACAGTGGGCATATAAGCAGTATGCAATTATCTTCCTGTAAGACGGAACAGGACATGGCCTATCAGTACTTG GCATTTGGAACGGAAACTGGAACTGTAGAAATACACAGACTAAAAGGAAATGTTTATTATTCAAAAAAAGAAGATTGTTTAAAAGAATTGAATACTTTTCTACGATATATCGCGATTTTATAA
- the LOC105661741 gene encoding uncharacterized protein LOC105661741 isoform X2, giving the protein MELLENEYHLIGPHAASMNQITCSRGPKDCKFSSPTKTPKRRKKNNSGDMCMCIAPSKTGQVMSKRRRALTDGTVKQLERSRYSNLGTVRDNREEDEETETCTTLTDEEVGTGMYERGTQKIQHALQNRDGREDGGRRAMETGDARNDVVTDILEEIVEDDPGANTRNHQVPQNRLAKDKQRERELERWIERCRKECERQKNRRTNN; this is encoded by the coding sequence ATGGAACTACTTGAAAATGAATATCATTTGATCGGACCACACGCCGCCTCCATGAACCAAATTACTTGTTCGAGAGGTCCAAAAGACTGTAAGTTTTCATCGCCGACAAAAACTCCAAAACGccgaaagaaaaataattcgGGAGACATGTGTATGTGCATAGCACCGTCCAAAACGGGACAAGTTATGAGCAAGCGACGAAGAGCTCTTACAGATGGAACAGTTAAACAATTAGAAAGAAGTAGATACTCAAACTTGGGGACAGTACGAGATAACCGCGAAGAAGATGAGGAAACTGAAACTTGCACGACTTTAACGGATGAAGAAGTAGGTACAGGTATGTACGAAAGAGGGACACAGAAGATACAGCATGCGTTGCAAAATAGAGATGGCCGTGAGGACGGAGGACGAAGAGCGATGGAAACTGGAGACGCAAGAAATGATGTAGTAACAGATATTCTAGAAGAGATCGTTGAAGATGATCCTGGAGCAAACACGAGGAACCATCAGGTGCCGCAAAATCGACTGGCTAAGGATAAGCAAAGAGAAAGAGAGCTTGAAAGGTGGATTGAACGATGTCGAAAAGAATGCGAGCGACAGAAAAATCGACGaaccaataattaa